The proteins below are encoded in one region of uncultured Eubacteriales bacterium:
- a CDS encoding conserved membrane hypothetical protein (Evidence 4 : Homologs of previously reported genes of unknown function) codes for MLNYLKAELFKGARWRAALPMALLLGSLVALLLLLTWATSTNWQLIDSVTFLLDMLILGFFLLILPASAVFSEQYKHKTLKNEVCFGIPRVRVYLGKLLASVVMAAILCAWMMLLWLGLSAALFQAAPREELARAAAKLGLGLLTALPLWLGALGLFHALQFTLKSTTLVYVLYLGYFIAVEPIVGLLGLLNEEKVGPVFFGICSLLSKCALSWPLEGLSVGLGLKRLAWAWPLGLGWLAVTTAVGLALFRRQDIQ; via the coding sequence GTGCTCAACTATCTGAAAGCGGAGCTCTTTAAAGGGGCCCGCTGGCGTGCGGCGCTGCCCATGGCCCTTCTTCTGGGATCTTTGGTAGCTCTCTTGCTCCTCCTCACATGGGCGACCAGCACGAACTGGCAGCTTATAGACTCGGTGACCTTCCTGCTGGATATGCTGATATTGGGTTTTTTCCTCCTCATTTTGCCTGCTAGCGCGGTTTTTTCAGAGCAATATAAGCATAAGACACTGAAAAATGAGGTGTGTTTCGGCATTCCCCGCGTCCGGGTCTATCTGGGGAAGCTGCTGGCCTCCGTTGTGATGGCGGCCATCCTCTGCGCATGGATGATGTTGCTCTGGCTTGGGTTGAGTGCGGCCCTTTTCCAAGCCGCCCCAAGGGAAGAGCTGGCCCGAGCGGCCGCCAAGCTGGGCCTGGGGCTCCTGACGGCCTTGCCACTGTGGCTTGGAGCGCTGGGACTGTTCCACGCGCTCCAGTTCACGTTGAAAAGCACCACCCTTGTCTACGTTTTGTATCTGGGCTATTTCATTGCCGTGGAGCCCATTGTGGGTCTGCTGGGGCTGCTCAATGAGGAAAAGGTGGGGCCTGTTTTCTTCGGCATTTGTTCTCTACTTTCCAAGTGTGCCCTCTCATGGCCACTGGAGGGACTGTCGGTGGGGCTGGGCCTGAAGCGGTTGGCCTGGGCCTGGCCGCTAGGGCTGGGGTGGCTCGCCGTCACCACCGCCGTGGGGCTTGCGCTGTTTCGTAGACAAGACATTCAATAG
- a CDS encoding conserved membrane hypothetical protein (Evidence 4 : Homologs of previously reported genes of unknown function), whose product MVNYLRSEFYKVSRRKYTYGFLLVLLAGAAFLVGTWAYTNSRGNNIGFSGGVSILAMMLNFGYYLTLITGDLAFSDQYKFNTLKNEVSYGLPRVRSYLGKLVTACVVALAACAVVIGFYIALCWVLLPHDPAVDGEVVKGIAFSVFAMLPLWLGAQALTIFFFFTFKSSTAASVAVVGVLMGIPELLKLLAYFVNPGFNSVKRFLLIGAYETMPALGDWATLGYGCAVGAGWFLVATVAGILTLRKREIN is encoded by the coding sequence ATGGTTAATTACCTTCGCTCAGAATTCTACAAGGTCTCCCGCCGTAAGTATACCTATGGGTTCCTCCTCGTCCTGCTGGCCGGAGCGGCTTTCCTGGTGGGCACCTGGGCCTATACCAACTCTCGGGGCAACAATATCGGCTTCTCTGGCGGCGTAAGTATTTTGGCTATGATGCTAAACTTTGGTTATTACCTGACGCTCATCACCGGGGATCTCGCCTTCTCCGACCAGTACAAGTTCAACACCCTGAAAAACGAAGTCTCCTATGGTCTTCCCCGGGTCCGCTCCTACCTGGGCAAGCTGGTCACGGCCTGTGTAGTAGCGCTGGCTGCCTGCGCGGTGGTGATCGGGTTCTACATTGCGCTGTGCTGGGTGCTGTTGCCCCACGACCCTGCGGTGGATGGAGAAGTTGTAAAGGGAATTGCCTTTTCAGTTTTTGCTATGCTGCCCCTTTGGCTGGGGGCACAAGCGTTGACCATCTTTTTCTTCTTTACCTTCAAGAGCTCTACCGCCGCATCTGTTGCCGTGGTGGGCGTGCTCATGGGGATACCGGAGCTTTTAAAGCTGCTGGCCTACTTTGTAAACCCCGGTTTTAACTCGGTGAAACGGTTCCTCCTCATCGGCGCATATGAGACGATGCCTGCCCTGGGGGACTGGGCCACGCTGGGGTATGGCTGCGCGGTGGGCGCTGGATGGTTTTTGGTTGCCACCGTAGCGGGCATCCTGACACTGCGGAAACGGGAAATCAACTGA